In Egicoccus sp. AB-alg6-2, a genomic segment contains:
- the lhgO gene encoding L-2-hydroxyglutarate oxidase, translating into MSDQSGQQLPGWVEDADVVVVGGGIVGLATALRLLESRPGLAVAVLEREARVGTGQSSRNSGVLHAGLYYAPGSAKARFCVAGKRELERFCDEHGVAVRRTGKVVAAVDRSELPALEALAERARTNGVEIERLGPAGVRDHEPHVQAVAGLWSPNTAVTDFGAVCEAMRRAVVDAGGRVELGTAVTGLEPTSNGVRIVTSGGRWWAGAVVTCTGLQSDRVAAMTGRRRERRVVPFRGAWLRVRDQRADLVRGNVYPVPVGAGLPFLGVHLTRRIDGQLWVGPNAVLAAAREGRRRWSVDPADLRDALGFAGTWRLAARFPKVAAGELWRDLVVRAAMREVRRYVPDLRNEDVSRGPWGVRAQVVDRTGHLVDDFDVREDGRVVHLVNAPSPAATASLAIGADLAARVLARR; encoded by the coding sequence ATGAGCGACCAGAGCGGGCAGCAGCTGCCGGGGTGGGTCGAGGACGCCGACGTGGTCGTGGTCGGCGGCGGGATCGTCGGTCTCGCCACGGCCCTCCGGCTGCTCGAGTCGCGTCCCGGTCTCGCGGTCGCGGTCCTCGAGCGCGAGGCCAGGGTCGGCACGGGACAGTCCTCGCGCAACTCCGGCGTGCTGCACGCCGGGCTGTACTACGCGCCGGGCTCGGCCAAGGCCCGCTTCTGTGTCGCCGGCAAGCGTGAGCTGGAACGGTTCTGCGACGAACACGGGGTCGCCGTTCGACGCACGGGCAAGGTCGTCGCCGCCGTCGACCGCTCCGAGCTGCCCGCCCTCGAGGCGCTGGCGGAGCGGGCGCGCACCAACGGCGTCGAGATCGAGCGGCTCGGCCCCGCGGGGGTGCGCGACCACGAGCCGCACGTCCAGGCGGTGGCCGGCCTGTGGTCGCCCAACACGGCGGTGACCGACTTCGGTGCCGTCTGCGAGGCCATGCGACGCGCCGTGGTCGATGCCGGTGGTCGCGTCGAACTGGGCACCGCGGTCACCGGCCTCGAACCGACCTCGAACGGCGTCCGCATCGTCACCTCCGGGGGGCGCTGGTGGGCCGGCGCGGTGGTCACCTGCACCGGGCTGCAGTCCGACCGCGTCGCCGCGATGACCGGCAGGAGGCGGGAACGACGGGTCGTGCCGTTCCGAGGCGCCTGGCTTCGCGTCCGGGACCAACGCGCTGATCTCGTCCGGGGCAACGTCTACCCGGTGCCGGTCGGCGCCGGTCTGCCCTTCCTCGGCGTCCACCTGACGCGCCGTATCGACGGCCAGCTGTGGGTCGGCCCGAACGCCGTCCTGGCGGCGGCACGCGAGGGACGCCGGCGATGGAGCGTCGACCCCGCCGACCTGCGTGACGCCCTCGGCTTCGCCGGCACCTGGCGACTGGCCGCCCGTTTCCCGAAGGTCGCCGCGGGCGAGCTGTGGCGGGACCTGGTCGTGCGGGCCGCGATGCGCGAGGTCCGCCGCTACGTGCCGGACCTGCGGAACGAGGACGTCAGCCGTGGGCCGTGGGGCGTTCGGGCCCAGGTGGTCGACCGCACCGGTCACCTCGTCGACGACTTCGACGTCCGCGAGGACGGGCGCGTCGTGCACCTCGTGAACGCGCCCTCGCCGGCGGCCACGGCCTCACTCGCGATCGGCGCCGATCTCGCCGCCCGCGTCCTCGCCCGGCGCTGA
- the pyrE gene encoding orotate phosphoribosyltransferase, whose amino-acid sequence MHERTRAFVDFMVRCDVLTFGDFVAKSGRKTPYFVNAGRYRTGAQVAELGRFYAEVIDDAFGDGVDVLFGPAYKGIPLAVTTAIAMSERHGRDVGFCFDRKEAKDHGEGGQLVGHPLQDGDRVVVVEDVTTAGTSIRSTLPLLRAAADVEVVGLVVGVDRRERGTRGDVSALDELEEEFGLRTVSIASIDDVVEHLRDHDVDGRRVITDDDLDRIAAYRAEFGAA is encoded by the coding sequence GTGCACGAGCGCACCCGCGCCTTCGTCGACTTCATGGTCCGCTGCGACGTCCTGACCTTCGGCGACTTCGTCGCCAAGTCGGGTCGCAAGACGCCGTACTTCGTCAACGCGGGCCGCTACCGGACGGGTGCGCAGGTGGCGGAGCTCGGACGGTTCTATGCCGAGGTCATCGACGACGCGTTCGGGGACGGCGTCGACGTGCTGTTCGGGCCGGCCTACAAGGGCATCCCGCTGGCCGTGACGACCGCCATCGCCATGTCCGAGCGCCACGGCCGCGACGTCGGCTTCTGCTTCGACCGCAAGGAGGCCAAGGACCACGGGGAAGGCGGCCAGCTCGTCGGCCATCCGCTGCAGGACGGCGACCGGGTCGTGGTCGTCGAGGACGTCACGACGGCGGGGACCTCCATCCGCTCGACCCTGCCGCTGTTGCGGGCCGCGGCCGACGTCGAGGTCGTCGGGCTGGTCGTCGGCGTCGATCGACGCGAACGCGGCACACGCGGTGACGTGTCGGCGCTCGACGAGTTGGAGGAGGAGTTCGGCCTGCGGACGGTGTCGATCGCCAGCATCGACGACGTCGTCGAGCACCTGCGCGATCACGACGTCGACGGCCGCCGCGTCATCACCGACGACGACCTCGACCGCATCGCCGCCTACCGGGCCGAGTTCGGCGCCGCCTGA
- a CDS encoding ATP-dependent metallopeptidase FtsH/Yme1/Tma family protein has translation MQKSRRPGSSRSDTVTRRRTFGSGPPPESEAWRDKRVWLATAALAVLIGGWIALSWPAPQALPQRVVLSEAIAHIRTGEVAFASIDDSRREVLLVLGAPAADSPQVAADGSFALPEGEQVVAAYNDGYGRDLAAMLAESDVPFTGEPRPIPDRLTPVLTNLLPAVIIVGFLLWFVARKGGFGQFGKSSRGPAAVPSTRFTDVAGADEAVSELAEVVELLHDPSRFAASGATVPRGFLLEGPPGTGKTLLARAVAGEAGVPFFSLSGSEFVEMFVGVGASRVRDVFAKARKHERAIIFIDEIDAIGKSRGNGPTSGANDEREATLNQLLVEMDGFEGSGIITLAATNRADVLDQALLRPGRFDRRIVVPAPDRVGRTRILELHTRNRHLHEDVDLVALARRTPGMTGADLAALVNSATLEAARRGDELVGNDHLEAALSTAMLGRERRSAVTTDRDRTITAWHEAGHTLAALLQPDADDPVTVTIVPRGPAGGVTWMSGNDNAFLTADEARAKLVTAMAGRAAEERLLDGSYTQGAASDFHHATELATNMVTRFGMSPLGVVSLAPEQVVNGPLAEQVHAAVSTLLEEALAEARALLQVNSALLTAVSEGLLLEETLHLADILRMQAELGSVGAV, from the coding sequence GTGCAGAAGTCGCGCCGACCCGGATCGTCCCGGTCCGACACCGTCACCCGCCGCCGCACCTTCGGTTCCGGCCCACCGCCGGAGTCCGAGGCCTGGCGCGACAAGCGGGTCTGGCTCGCCACCGCCGCACTGGCCGTCCTCATCGGTGGCTGGATCGCGCTGAGCTGGCCGGCGCCCCAGGCGCTTCCTCAACGGGTCGTGCTCTCCGAGGCCATCGCGCACATCCGGACCGGCGAGGTGGCGTTCGCCAGCATCGACGACAGCCGCCGCGAAGTGCTGCTCGTGCTCGGCGCCCCCGCGGCCGACTCGCCGCAGGTCGCCGCCGACGGCAGCTTCGCGCTGCCCGAGGGCGAACAGGTGGTGGCGGCCTACAACGACGGCTACGGACGCGACCTCGCGGCGATGCTGGCCGAATCCGACGTGCCCTTCACCGGCGAGCCGCGGCCGATCCCCGACCGCCTGACCCCGGTGCTGACCAACCTGCTGCCCGCCGTCATCATCGTCGGGTTCCTGCTGTGGTTCGTGGCCCGCAAGGGCGGCTTCGGCCAGTTCGGCAAGTCCAGCCGCGGGCCGGCCGCCGTGCCCTCGACCCGGTTCACCGACGTCGCCGGCGCCGACGAGGCCGTCTCCGAACTGGCCGAGGTCGTCGAGCTGCTGCACGACCCGTCCCGGTTCGCCGCCAGTGGCGCCACCGTCCCGCGCGGTTTCCTCCTCGAGGGCCCTCCCGGCACCGGCAAGACCCTGCTCGCCCGTGCGGTCGCCGGCGAGGCCGGGGTCCCGTTCTTCTCGCTGTCGGGCTCGGAGTTCGTCGAGATGTTCGTCGGCGTCGGCGCCAGCCGCGTCCGCGACGTGTTCGCCAAGGCCCGCAAGCACGAGCGCGCCATCATCTTCATCGACGAGATCGACGCCATCGGCAAGTCGCGTGGCAACGGCCCCACCTCGGGCGCCAACGACGAGCGCGAGGCCACGCTCAACCAGCTGCTCGTCGAGATGGACGGCTTCGAGGGCTCGGGCATCATCACCCTGGCCGCCACCAACCGCGCCGACGTGCTCGACCAGGCACTGCTGCGGCCCGGCCGCTTCGACCGGCGCATCGTCGTCCCGGCGCCCGACCGTGTCGGCCGCACCCGCATCCTCGAGCTGCACACCCGCAACCGCCACCTGCACGAGGACGTCGACCTGGTCGCCCTCGCCCGCCGCACCCCCGGCATGACGGGCGCCGACCTCGCCGCCCTCGTCAACAGCGCCACCCTGGAAGCGGCACGTCGCGGCGACGAACTGGTCGGCAACGACCACCTCGAAGCGGCCCTGTCGACCGCGATGCTCGGGCGCGAACGCCGCTCGGCCGTCACCACCGACCGCGACCGCACCATCACGGCATGGCACGAGGCCGGACACACCCTGGCGGCACTGCTGCAGCCCGACGCCGACGACCCGGTCACGGTCACGATCGTCCCCCGCGGTCCCGCCGGCGGCGTCACGTGGATGAGCGGCAACGACAACGCGTTCCTCACCGCCGACGAGGCCCGCGCGAAGCTGGTCACGGCGATGGCCGGCCGCGCGGCCGAGGAACGCCTCCTCGACGGCTCGTACACCCAGGGCGCCGCGAGCGACTTCCACCACGCGACCGAGCTGGCCACCAACATGGTGACGCGGTTCGGCATGAGCCCGCTCGGGGTGGTGAGCCTGGCGCCGGAGCAGGTGGTCAACGGTCCGCTCGCCGAGCAGGTCCACGCCGCCGTCAGCACCCTCCTCGAGGAGGCGCTCGCCGAGGCCCGCGCGCTGCTGCAGGTCAACAGCGCCCTGCTCACCGCGGTCTCCGAGGGGCTGCTGCTCGAGGAGACGCTGCACCTCGCCGACATCCTGCGGATGCAGGCGGAGCTCGGCTCGGTCGGCGCCGTCTGA
- a CDS encoding acetylxylan esterase codes for MHVDLPLDELWRYRHRVDEPADFDAFWTAQRAEADRHDLAASFTPVDAGLTTVEVFDVTFAGHGGAPIRGWFLLPRDRRGPLPAVVEYVGYGGGRGLPHERLFWSAAGFAHLVMDTRGQGASWSVGDTPDPGDTGAPSTPGFLTRGIGDPHDHYYTRLFVDAARAVDAVRTRTEVDPDRVAVLGGSQGGGLALAAAHLAERPAAVSAQVPFLANFPRALEVTDARPYAELAKYCSAHRDRVDDVFRTLSYLDVVNHATRASAPALFSVGLADRVCPPSTVFSAFHAYDGDKDIEVYAFNEHEGGGAHHVRKELTFLTKVLA; via the coding sequence GTGCACGTCGATCTGCCGCTGGACGAGCTGTGGCGCTACCGCCACCGGGTCGACGAACCGGCCGACTTCGACGCCTTCTGGACGGCGCAGCGGGCCGAAGCGGACCGGCACGACCTCGCGGCCTCCTTCACGCCGGTGGACGCAGGGCTGACGACCGTCGAGGTGTTCGACGTCACGTTCGCCGGCCACGGTGGCGCGCCGATCCGCGGCTGGTTCCTGCTCCCCCGTGACCGGCGGGGTCCGCTGCCCGCGGTGGTCGAGTACGTCGGCTACGGCGGCGGGCGCGGCCTGCCGCACGAGCGGCTGTTCTGGTCGGCAGCCGGCTTCGCCCACCTCGTCATGGACACGCGCGGGCAGGGCGCGTCGTGGTCCGTCGGTGACACCCCCGATCCCGGTGACACCGGCGCACCGTCGACCCCGGGGTTCCTGACGCGCGGCATCGGCGATCCCCACGACCACTACTACACCCGGCTGTTCGTCGACGCCGCCCGGGCCGTCGACGCGGTGCGCACCCGCACGGAGGTCGACCCCGACCGGGTCGCGGTCCTCGGGGGCAGTCAGGGCGGCGGGCTCGCGCTGGCGGCCGCGCATCTCGCCGAGCGCCCGGCCGCCGTCAGCGCCCAGGTGCCGTTCCTGGCCAACTTCCCGCGTGCCCTCGAGGTCACCGACGCCCGTCCCTACGCCGAGCTGGCGAAATACTGCAGCGCCCATCGCGACCGCGTCGACGACGTGTTCCGGACGCTGAGCTACCTCGACGTCGTCAACCACGCCACGCGGGCGTCCGCGCCGGCCCTGTTCTCGGTCGGGCTGGCCGACCGCGTCTGCCCCCCGTCGACGGTCTTCAGCGCCTTCCATGCCTACGACGGCGACAAGGACATCGAGGTGTACGCGTTCAACGAGCACGAGGGCGGCGGTGCGCACCACGTGCGCAAGGAGCTGACGTTCCTGACCAAGGTGCTGGCGTAG
- the pyrF gene encoding orotidine-5'-phosphate decarboxylase — protein MQPHERIAVALDVPTLDEAQALARQLAGHVGWFKVGLELFAAHGPAAVEAIRAFGPVFLDVKLHDIPTTVARAAQRIADLGVGLLTVHAGGGTPMLEAAVEGLGDHGRVLAVTVLTSMSEQDLADVSAPGAATQVPLLARLAVDAGVPGLVCAPRDLSAVRDTVGSEVLLVTPGVRPAGAGEDDHARAATPDAAVRDGADLLVVGRPITRADNPVAAAVQIAAALADLG, from the coding sequence ATGCAACCCCACGAACGGATCGCGGTCGCGCTCGACGTCCCGACGCTGGACGAGGCGCAGGCGCTCGCACGGCAGCTGGCCGGGCACGTCGGCTGGTTCAAGGTCGGTCTGGAGCTGTTCGCCGCGCACGGACCGGCGGCCGTCGAAGCGATCCGGGCGTTCGGCCCGGTCTTCCTCGACGTCAAGCTGCACGACATCCCGACCACGGTCGCACGCGCGGCGCAGCGCATCGCCGACCTCGGTGTGGGGCTGCTGACCGTCCACGCCGGCGGGGGGACGCCCATGCTCGAGGCCGCCGTCGAGGGGCTCGGTGACCACGGCCGTGTGCTGGCGGTGACGGTGCTCACCTCGATGTCGGAGCAGGACCTCGCGGACGTCAGCGCGCCGGGCGCCGCGACCCAGGTGCCGCTCCTGGCCAGGCTGGCGGTCGACGCGGGCGTGCCGGGACTGGTGTGCGCCCCCCGGGACCTGTCGGCCGTGCGCGACACGGTCGGCAGCGAGGTGCTGTTGGTCACGCCCGGCGTGCGTCCCGCCGGTGCGGGGGAGGACGACCATGCCCGCGCTGCGACGCCCGACGCCGCCGTGCGTGACGGTGCCGACCTGCTCGTCGTCGGCCGCCCCATCACCCGTGCCGACAACCCGGTGGCCGCCGCCGTTCAGATCGCCGCGGCACTCGCGGACCTCGGCTGA
- a CDS encoding dihydroorotate dehydrogenase: protein MSPDVRRIDPAALAEVDERAIPTDDVDLSVDLAGIALDNPITTASGCFASGAEIDRFYDVAELGAIVVKSITLEPREGLPTPRMAETPSGMLNAIGLQNPGIDAWLDRDLPWLQGRGAKVIASIAGRTVDDYREVAHRLRRQAGIVGLEVNLSCPNVEHRGLVFACSPDQSATVIAAVAREADVPVFAKLTADVTDIVAVARAVVDAGADGLTLINTLLGMAIDPETGRTRLSNTYGGLSGPAIRPVAVRNVHQVHQALPGVPIIGCGGVRNVADVIEFTRAGATAVAVGTATFVDPFAGQTLVNDLRAWLATRGIRSIAELQGAVY from the coding sequence ATGAGCCCCGACGTCCGCCGCATCGACCCGGCCGCCCTCGCGGAGGTCGACGAACGCGCCATCCCGACCGACGACGTCGACCTGTCGGTCGACCTGGCCGGGATCGCGCTCGACAACCCGATCACCACGGCGTCGGGCTGTTTCGCCTCGGGCGCGGAGATCGATCGCTTCTACGACGTCGCCGAACTCGGGGCGATCGTGGTCAAGTCGATCACCCTGGAACCGCGCGAGGGGCTGCCGACGCCCCGGATGGCCGAGACGCCGTCGGGCATGCTCAACGCCATCGGCCTGCAGAACCCCGGCATCGACGCCTGGCTGGACCGCGACCTGCCGTGGCTGCAGGGGCGGGGCGCCAAGGTCATCGCCTCGATCGCGGGTCGAACCGTCGACGACTACCGCGAGGTCGCCCATCGGTTGCGGCGTCAGGCCGGCATCGTGGGGCTCGAGGTGAACCTGTCGTGTCCGAACGTCGAACACCGCGGTCTGGTGTTCGCCTGTTCGCCCGACCAGTCCGCGACCGTCATCGCGGCCGTCGCCCGCGAGGCCGACGTCCCGGTCTTCGCCAAGCTCACCGCCGACGTGACCGACATCGTCGCGGTGGCGCGCGCGGTCGTCGACGCCGGCGCGGACGGGCTGACGCTGATCAACACCCTCCTCGGCATGGCGATCGACCCCGAGACGGGCCGGACGCGGCTGTCGAACACCTACGGCGGACTCTCGGGGCCGGCCATCCGACCGGTGGCGGTCCGCAACGTCCACCAGGTGCACCAGGCGCTGCCCGGGGTGCCGATCATCGGGTGTGGCGGGGTGCGAAACGTCGCCGACGTGATCGAGTTCACCCGCGCCGGTGCGACCGCGGTCGCCGTCGGCACGGCCACGTTCGTCGACCCCTTCGCGGGCCAGACCCTCGTCAACGACCTGCGCGCGTGGCTGGCGACGCGCGGGATCCGCTCGATCGCCGAACTCCAGGGAGCCGTGTACTGA
- a CDS encoding dihydroorotate dehydrogenase electron transfer subunit produces the protein MRRPAAVQGRDDKDLPVRARCEVVARRREGAYWLLSFSSPEIAERARPGQFVNIAVQSPGALLRRPFSIARVSRQGAFAGTVDVVFDAHGPGTEWLTGIAVHDVIDVVGPLGGAFPLPQRKVSCLLVGGGYGAAPLFFLAEELTRQGLRVDMIVGAASQARMLNVIEAKRISASVTFTTEDGSLGERGRVTDVLEDVATQCRTGVVYACGPNPMLRAVSERCAELELPVQVAVEEQMACGIGVCFTCVLPLRTKDGEVRMKRSCIDGPVFNGARIAWDQTRYASQPLVLDEEPEPDEPVERLTDAELWGDA, from the coding sequence ATGAGGCGGCCCGCCGCCGTCCAGGGTCGCGACGACAAGGACCTGCCGGTCCGGGCGCGGTGCGAGGTGGTCGCCCGGCGCCGCGAGGGCGCGTACTGGCTGCTCTCGTTCTCCTCGCCGGAGATCGCCGAACGGGCCCGTCCGGGACAGTTCGTCAACATTGCGGTGCAGAGCCCCGGTGCGCTGCTGCGGCGCCCGTTCTCGATCGCCCGCGTGTCGCGGCAGGGCGCCTTCGCGGGGACCGTCGACGTGGTGTTCGACGCCCACGGGCCCGGCACCGAGTGGTTGACGGGCATCGCGGTGCACGACGTGATCGACGTCGTCGGACCGCTCGGCGGGGCTTTCCCGCTGCCACAACGGAAGGTGTCCTGCCTGCTCGTCGGCGGCGGATACGGCGCGGCGCCGCTGTTCTTCCTCGCCGAGGAGCTCACACGCCAGGGCCTACGGGTCGACATGATCGTCGGCGCCGCCAGCCAGGCGCGGATGCTCAACGTCATCGAGGCGAAACGCATCTCGGCCAGCGTCACCTTCACCACCGAGGACGGTTCGCTCGGGGAGCGGGGCCGGGTGACCGACGTGCTGGAGGACGTCGCGACCCAGTGCCGGACCGGTGTGGTCTACGCGTGTGGTCCCAACCCGATGCTGCGCGCCGTGTCGGAGCGCTGTGCGGAGCTCGAGCTGCCGGTCCAGGTCGCAGTCGAGGAGCAGATGGCCTGCGGCATCGGGGTCTGCTTCACGTGCGTCCTGCCGCTGCGGACCAAGGACGGCGAGGTACGCATGAAGCGCAGCTGCATCGACGGCCCGGTGTTCAACGGTGCGCGGATCGCCTGGGACCAGACCCGCTACGCCTCGCAACCGCTGGTACTCGACGAGGAACCTGAACCCGACGAGCCCGTCGAACGGCTCACCGACGCCGAGCTGTGGGGTGACGCATGA